A single Ciona intestinalis chromosome 12, KH, whole genome shotgun sequence DNA region contains:
- the LOC100181987 gene encoding uncharacterized protein LOC100181987 isoform X1: MLDKNLKNIFTFSVMTLAFIVDDVDEEIVTKCSIVTTSVQMFVASVASDNGRHLGFSSLELVDALVKLADNVTISEKIVNEGVVAPLIKMMTSGDRELETAATSLVWSLSFSDRNKDVFKKNLALMRRIEDFQNPYFYFIDKNLQKTAQGVTAVLNMKRKATIASDATPESDKEGHIMISYNWKYKSIAVNLRDRLVQEGYKTWFDDDNMGSDILQSMSEGVEGAHVFLMLASQSYKESKNCRTEAVGAYKYDVPIIPLVVEAGYKANGWLGLLFGMKRYHKFHNDADFDTSFVTLLKDVKSIVPKKE; encoded by the exons ATGCTTGATAAG aatttgaaaaacattttcacCTTCAGTGTAATGACACTTGCCTTTATCGTGGATGACGTTGATGAAGAGATTGTGACGAAATGTTCAATCGTCACTACGTCAGTGCAG ATGTTCGTCGCATCGGTTGCAAGCGACAACGGAAGACATCTTGGTTTCTCGTCTCTTGAACTTGTGGATGCCCTGGTTAAGTTGGCAGATAATGTAACTATCAGTGAAAAGATTGTGAATGAAGGCGTTGTGGCTCCGTTGATAAAGATGATGACATCGG GCGATCGAGAATTGGAAACAGCTGCTACAAGTCTTGTTTGGAGTTTGTCGTTTAGTGATCGAAACAAAGATGTCTTTAAAAAGAACTTGGCTTTGATGCGTCGGATAGAAGACTTTCAAAACCc ttatttttactttattgacAAAAACCTCCAAAAAACTGCGCAAGGTGTGACAGCTGTACTCAATATGAAAAGAAAGGCAACTATT gcTTCTGATGCTACTCCTGAATCCGATAAAGAAGGCCACATCATGATAAGTTACAATTGGAAATATAAATCTATTGCCGTCAAC CTTCGAGATAGGCTGGTTCAAGAGGGTTACAAGACTTGGTTCGACGACGACAACATGGGTTCCGATATATTGCAAAGTATGTCTGAAGGTGTAGAAGGTGCTCACGTCTTTCTTATGCTGGCATCACAATCTTATAAAGAAAGTAAAAATTGCAG AACTGAGGCCGTAGGAGCTTACAAATATGACGTCCCTATAATTCCCCTTGTAGTAGAAGCAGGGTACAAGGCAAACGGTTGGCTAG GTTTGCTGTTTGGAATGAAGCGATACCACAAGTTCCACAACGATGCAGACTTTGACACAAGTTTTGTGACGCTTTTAAAAGATGTGAAATCAATAGTGCCGAAGAAGGAATGA
- the LOC100181987 gene encoding uncharacterized protein LOC100181987 isoform X2: MLDKNLKNIFTFSVMTLAFIVDDVDEEIVTKCSIVTTSVQMFVASVASDNGRHLGFSSLELVDALVKLADNVTISEKIVNEGVVAPLIKMMTSGDRELETAATSLVWSLSFSDRNKDVFKKNLALMRRIEDFQNPNLQKTAQGVTAVLNMKRKATIASDATPESDKEGHIMISYNWKYKSIAVNLRDRLVQEGYKTWFDDDNMGSDILQSMSEGVEGAHVFLMLASQSYKESKNCRTEAVGAYKYDVPIIPLVVEAGYKANGWLGLLFGMKRYHKFHNDADFDTSFVTLLKDVKSIVPKKE, translated from the exons ATGCTTGATAAG aatttgaaaaacattttcacCTTCAGTGTAATGACACTTGCCTTTATCGTGGATGACGTTGATGAAGAGATTGTGACGAAATGTTCAATCGTCACTACGTCAGTGCAG ATGTTCGTCGCATCGGTTGCAAGCGACAACGGAAGACATCTTGGTTTCTCGTCTCTTGAACTTGTGGATGCCCTGGTTAAGTTGGCAGATAATGTAACTATCAGTGAAAAGATTGTGAATGAAGGCGTTGTGGCTCCGTTGATAAAGATGATGACATCGG GCGATCGAGAATTGGAAACAGCTGCTACAAGTCTTGTTTGGAGTTTGTCGTTTAGTGATCGAAACAAAGATGTCTTTAAAAAGAACTTGGCTTTGATGCGTCGGATAGAAGACTTTCAAAACCc AAACCTCCAAAAAACTGCGCAAGGTGTGACAGCTGTACTCAATATGAAAAGAAAGGCAACTATT gcTTCTGATGCTACTCCTGAATCCGATAAAGAAGGCCACATCATGATAAGTTACAATTGGAAATATAAATCTATTGCCGTCAAC CTTCGAGATAGGCTGGTTCAAGAGGGTTACAAGACTTGGTTCGACGACGACAACATGGGTTCCGATATATTGCAAAGTATGTCTGAAGGTGTAGAAGGTGCTCACGTCTTTCTTATGCTGGCATCACAATCTTATAAAGAAAGTAAAAATTGCAG AACTGAGGCCGTAGGAGCTTACAAATATGACGTCCCTATAATTCCCCTTGTAGTAGAAGCAGGGTACAAGGCAAACGGTTGGCTAG GTTTGCTGTTTGGAATGAAGCGATACCACAAGTTCCACAACGATGCAGACTTTGACACAAGTTTTGTGACGCTTTTAAAAGATGTGAAATCAATAGTGCCGAAGAAGGAATGA